A genome region from Nerophis lumbriciformis linkage group LG18, RoL_Nlum_v2.1, whole genome shotgun sequence includes the following:
- the trmt13 gene encoding tRNA:m(4)X modification enzyme TRM13 homolog, which yields MAAPESGKCGFFVEKKKRFCKMVVAKGKRFCGEHATMEEGGSSKRILCPLDPKHTVSEDKLDKHLKKCNSRVKPKPQYYVEDINAGSANQDHDGAQGVSLCEQTTTQLRHLLDKLKTATKALDCQLEESFLSHPVFQEELDNPKNGDSAHKHLKQQASIVAHLETLGLLGRGRCFVEFGAGRGKLSHWIHEALKTTEQPADLDDLQMLLVERSSTRFKVDGKHQDAGVEFARLQIDIQHLDLSKVPLLERRLPLVGVGKHLCGAATDLALRCLLETSAPQRGPPRKRLKTSDESPGHCASPPVLGLAVALCCHHRCEWRHYVGQQFFSDLGLGPAEFSGFCRMSSWATCGLRAADRSADEEHEPIEETDEALGFLSPAEREQVGRRCKLLIDSGRIHFLRSRGFHGRLTCYVGSHVTLENVLLTATPSHV from the exons ATGGCGGCGCCCGAAAGTGGCAAATGTGGCTTTTTCGTGGAGAAAAAGAAACGCTTTTGTAAAATGGTCGTTGCCAAAGGTAAAAGGTTCTGTGGAGAACATGCGACCATG GAAGAAGGCGGCAGCAGCAAGAGGATTCTTTGCCCTCTGGACCCCAAACA CACGGTCAGTGAAGACAAACTGGACAAACACTTGAAGAAATGTAACTCCAGAGTCAAACCAAAGCCC CAATATTATGTGGAGGACATCAACGCTGGCTCAGCTAACCAAGACCACGACGGCGCCCAAGGG gtGAGTCTGTGTGAACAAACCACGACTCAGTTACGACACCTGCTGGACAAATTGAAGACTGCTACAAAAG CTCTCGACTGTCAGCTGGAGGAGAGCTTCCTGTCTCATCCTGTCTTTCAAGAGGAACTTGATAACCCCAAAAATGGAGACTCCGCCCACAAGCACCTGAAGCAGCAG GCTTCCATCGTAGCACACCTGGAGACGCTGGGCTTGCTGGGACGCGGGCGGTGCTTCGTGGAGTTCGGGGCAGGTCGAGGGAAACTCTCCCACTGGATCCACGAAGCCCTGAAGACCACAGAGCAGCCGGCAGACTTGGACGACCTGCAGATGCTTCTGGTGGAAAGAAGCAGCACCCGCTTTAAG GTGGACGGGAAGCATCAGGACGCCGGAGTGGAGTTTGCCAGGCTGCAGATCGACATCCAGCACCTGGATCTGA GTAAAGTTCCGCTGCTGGAACGCCGGTTGCCGCTGGTCGGAGTGGGGAAACATTTATGTGGCGCGGCGACAG ATCTCGCTCTTCGCTGCTTGCTGGAAACATCGGCGCCTCAACGCGGACCGCCAAGGAAGCGCCTCAAAACGTCAGACGAGAGTCCCGGGCACTGCGCGTCCCCCCCAGTGCTGGGCCTGGCGGTGGCGCTGTGCTGTCACCACCGCTGCGAGTGGCGCCACTACGTGGGTCAGCAGTTCTTTTCGGACCTGGGCCTGGGTCCCGCGGAGTTTTCCGGGTTCTGCCGCATGTCCAGCTGGGCCACGTGCGGCCTTCGCGCCGCCGATCGAAGTGCGGACGAAGAACACGAGCCGATAGAAGAGACAGACGAGGCGCTCGG GTTTTTGTCGCCGGCCGAGCGCGAGCAGGTGGGACGCCGCTGCAAACTTCTGATCGACAGCGGGAGAATCCACTTCCTGCGCAGCCGAGGATTCCACGGCCGACTCACTTGTTACGTCGGCAGTCACGTGACCCTGGAGAATGTCCTGCTGACGGCCACGCCCTCCCATGTTTGA
- the lrrc39 gene encoding leucine-rich repeat-containing protein 39, producing the protein MAAIVVCGSVSSMKALWETKIQNVRETREKQSRKQRSSRLSIGVWEERETLAQLKQKLTTEDGRLVLRIEHEERKSLPGCLVQLSQVQEWHIHRCGLQKIPGFISSFQNLLVLDLSRNGVTEIPKQIGRLTRLKELLLSYNRVQFVPEELGNCESLERLELAMNRDLHQLPDQLSKLRCLQHLDLSMNLFSLVPPCLLSMPALEWLDMAGNCLTSLPEDINRMENLHALWLQRNQLEKLPENISRMPSLDTLVLSSNRLSDIPPMMEDMSNLRFVNFRDNPLTLEVNISVTTAPQEEEQEDDDDREMFGRDFMLSYICEARKRAHAALNVHRVAC; encoded by the exons ATGGCGGCCATCGTGGTATGCGGCTCGGTCAGTTCCATGAAAGCGTTGTGGGAGACCAAGATCCAGAACGTCCGGGAGACGCGGGAGAAGCAGAGCAGGAAGCAGCGCAGCAGCAG GTTGAGCATCGGCGTTTGGGAGGAGCGGGAGACTCTGGCTCAGCTCAAACAGAAACTGACGACTGAAGATGGCCGACTGGTTCTGCGCATCGAGCACGAGGAGCGGAAG TCGCTGCCGGGCTGCCTGGTCCAGCTGAGTCAGGTGCAGGAGTGGCACATTCACCGCTGCGGCCTGCAGAAGATCCCCGGCTTCATCTCCTCCTTCCAGAACCTTCTGGTCCTGGATCTGTCTCGGAATGGGGTCACGGAGATTCCAAAACAGATCG GCAGACTGACCCGGCTCAAAGAACTGCTGCTCAGCTACAACCGAGTCCAGTTTGTTCCGGAGGAGCTCGGCAACTGTGAGAGTCTGGAGAGGTTGGAACTGGCGATGAACCGAGACCTCCACCAGCTTCCGGACCAG TTGAGCAAGCTGAGGTGTCTGCAGCATCTGGACTTGTCCATGAACCTCTTCAGCCTGGTGCCGCCGTGCTTGCTCAGCATGCCGGCGCTGGAGTGGCTCGACATGGCGGGAAACTGCCTGACCTCCTTACCCGAAGACATCAACAG GATGGAGAACCTGCACGCCTTGTGGCTGCAGCGAAACCAGCTGGAGAAACTTCCAGAGAACATCAGCAGGATGCCTAGCTTGGACACGCTGGTTCTGAGCAGCAACAGACTTAGTGACATCCCCCCCATGATGGAGGACATGTCCAACCTCAG GTTTGTCAACTTCCGGGACAATCCGCTAACGCTGGAAGTCAATATATCCGTGACAACGGCGCCTCAGGAGGAGGAGCAGGAGGACGACGACGACCGCGAGATGTTTGGGCGAGACTTCATGCTGTCGTACATATGTGAGGCCCGGAAGAGAGCGCACGCCGCGCTCAACGTGCACAGAGTCGCCTGCTGA